One Methanobacteriales archaeon HGW-Methanobacteriales-1 genomic window carries:
- a CDS encoding metallophosphoesterase, whose protein sequence is MKEKPPRALEYMQKIQRTMTKYREKVSNSEFKASDFELIPVEVIIPNLDPLFHDYRIVNLSDIHLGQWITPHHLEGIVELVNNQNPDMITITGDFVSYILDEVEEPLERLLKLLNPKDISLAVLGNHDHWLGADRIRNILQNCDITDVSNDIFTLKRESDDSDAVLHIAGVDSVMLEKHRLDIVMEKIPSEGPAILLAHEPDFADVSSITGRFGLQISGHSHGGQFIIPGLGTMIRGPHFIKYPLGKYQVGEMIQYTSRGLGTNVFWFRINCPPEITIFHLKSPEVDDEKIR, encoded by the coding sequence ATGAAAGAAAAACCACCAAGAGCATTGGAATATATGCAAAAAATACAGCGCACTATGACCAAATATCGGGAAAAAGTGAGTAATTCTGAGTTTAAGGCATCAGATTTTGAATTAATTCCAGTAGAAGTTATAATCCCAAATTTAGATCCTTTATTTCATGATTATCGCATTGTTAATCTTTCAGATATTCACCTTGGCCAGTGGATAACCCCCCATCATTTAGAAGGAATTGTGGAACTAGTAAATAATCAAAATCCAGATATGATAACTATAACTGGTGATTTTGTTTCTTATATCCTCGATGAAGTCGAAGAGCCCCTGGAAAGACTGTTAAAACTTTTGAATCCCAAAGATATTTCTCTGGCCGTCTTAGGTAATCATGACCATTGGCTGGGTGCAGATAGAATAAGAAATATTCTACAAAATTGTGATATAACTGATGTCAGTAATGATATCTTCACCTTGAAAAGAGAATCTGATGATAGTGATGCAGTTTTACACATTGCTGGAGTGGATAGTGTCATGCTAGAAAAGCACCGTCTTGATATAGTTATGGAAAAGATTCCATCTGAAGGACCAGCCATATTACTGGCCCATGAACCTGATTTTGCAGATGTGAGTTCTATAACTGGTCGCTTTGGCCTTCAAATTTCAGGCCACTCCCATGGAGGCCAATTCATTATTCCCGGACTGGGAACTATGATTAGAGGACCTCATTTTATTAAATACCCCTTAGGAAAGTACCAAGTGGGAGAAATGATCCAGTACACCAGCAGAGGATTAGGAACCAATGTTTTCTGGTTTAGAATTAACTGTCCCCCAGAAATAACTATTTTTCATCTTAAAAGTCCAGAGGTAGACGATGAAAAAATCAGATGA